The Apostichopus japonicus isolate 1M-3 chromosome 6, ASM3797524v1, whole genome shotgun sequence genome contains a region encoding:
- the LOC139969032 gene encoding uncharacterized protein produces MASPEAEDVTSMKEEPTDLSSSTNPSSSRETSEIVDTPSLPLEDGPQQESTRSDDCSMETSYTVSLNAVLMNKERERAKKKTIRDKTFMSLPGLLIFREFCLEMNVSMDVKKMHVNQMVANLQKFFFYVRVKPGAVLQQLFEQISIVIEAMRGINIRKDVRFKKVVRVCRGRINSFDHIRCHSPQITEQLSMFCLRKLIFSTDVRPNHPTGLFNLTLFYMVIYMCKGTTHWTELKALLVSMRKSSFVCKKDISKGVKFITIRNEPQCTAGRLYEIPGHPICPFKIFRLFMSKLSISSNYLWQRPKPHSKMSECWFHPDASNTINNDWLLDLTEKASMTVSYTNMSLVLTPRSVMDSTLSDPIFTKTYSNEVKEIPNPPKFDSSNLDSALPGGNDKLEIKLLNSSEAQVEIRLTDILWKELFPEWDRTRLVSGYQNHVDFMKHLLEVHKTCKDESCCNPETGMEESTEEVSTSDQQASQENAPTTPITIPINVAQHGFQNSSLLTVVNNNTVVPQTVQGSQNFIVPLNTLLESLTSSSQAAVQVDAGSSQAAATSSVSPRLVTSLQAASSLLQSTVHPGGEKRDLSSIAQNGSNLNQISGPSSKVLLPSLVTNPCTNSILPLSAMTSAQNQPSADTTSIDLLAGNKTVVQSLVDNAQKLSQGLQSVNVQGFPLPIIGSFQNGASGISSADALQSNSLNSLNVTPISSLPGNMPTPVASSQTLLTNAIPKLALPSLHNVGTTAIPNTSNLPNNISSVVGSMPALKRMIPIAEPQLIPTSGIRAVPELQSQSFSVAQTSSVLQGTSSTYATAPSLPTQPVHQIIAAASDGNTNSVFTNGINTFAEQLTASNSAASTFVITNHGIIAVPNIQQSPHTVVSQDNNNPSISTISVNPINANIPDSETLQSLNSNSFTLAPSLLTRPQDNYMDEENVYFQEQYYDMPVKALDYSTKSHTLEGQFESQEMDEEAPLDLSISKPKNDLEQVPTISTPSLALPNSLSVIDSRHLPRIKDKDPRPLLPNNALPGVAAITSVRRPPPPYPGLAQKFLAPQAIAQLGYPRFVREPTKNYPGFMKMTLKRKSTTGKSVRELLDKKRKNDLARSGQASQSGNSMLVGASSPNNVSGNKVTVGIDTVTHQNSSRLTRNGTKKAENVTEDDANERNNSETPAGNHHSLITLANLYQPEQNEVRIENGQHETKKSHRLENCLQKFDVSKTTSSKSPEKGRQGRRSRRKPQQVFKRTMVEDPDIIDEIEDFS; encoded by the exons ATGGCATCTCCTGAAGCAGAAGATGTGACATCAATGAAGGAGGAACCCACAGATCTTTCTTCATCTACCAATCCCAGCTCATCACGGGAGACCTCCGAGATTGTTGATACACCCTCTCTTCCACTAGAGGATGGTCCACAGCAG GAGTCCACAAGATCTGATGATTGCTCCATGGAGACATCATACACTGTATCACTCAACGCAGTGCTGATGAACAAGGAAAGAGAACgtgcgaaaaagaaaacaattcgAGACAAAACGTTCATGAGCCTTCCGGGTCTTCTGATATTCCGTGAGTTCTGCCTCGAGATGAACGTCTCTATGGATGTGAAGAAGATGCACGTCAACCAAATGGTGGCCAACCTGCAGAAGTTTTTCTTCTACGTTAGGGTGAAGCCCGGCGCAGTGCTCCAGCAGCTCTTTGAGCAGATCAGCATAGTGATCGAAGCCATGAGGGGTATCAATATCAGGAAGGATGTCAGGTTTAAGAAAGTGGTCCGAGTATGTCGAGGAAGGATCAACAGCTTCGATCACATTCGCTGTCATTCCCCTCAGATCACGGAACAGCTTTCGATGTTCTGCCTGAGGAAGTTGATATTCAGCACGGACGTTCGTCCCAACCATCCCACCGGTCTGTTCAATCTAACGCTCTTCTACATGGTCATTTACATGTGCAAGGGCACGACTCACTGGACAGAACTGAAAGCGCTGTTGGTCTCGATGAGGAAGTCTTCTTTCGTTTGTAAGAAGGATATCAGCAAAGGAGTAAAGTTTATCACCATACGGAACGAACCTCAGTGCACTGCTGGAAGACTTTACGAAATTCCTG GTCACCCCATCTGTCCTTTCAAAATCTTCCGCCTGTTCATGTCCAAGCTGTCGATATCGTCTAACTATCTTTGGCAACGTCCCAAGCCTCATTCCAAGATGAGCGAGTGCTGGTTTCATCCTGACGCTTCCAATACTATCAACAATGACTGGCTACTGGACCTCACAGAGAAGGCCTCGATGACAGTTAGCTACACCAACATGTCCCTCGTTCTCACCCCAAGGTCCGTCATGGATTCCACTCTGTCGGATCCAATCTTCACCAAAACATACTCCAATGAG GTTAAAGAAATTCCTAACCCACCGAAGTTTGATTCGTCAAATCTAGACAGTGCCCTTCCAGGCGGTAATGATAAATTGGAGATCAAACTTTTGAACTCAAGTGAAGCCCAAGTGGAGATTCGACTGACAGACATTCTGTGGAAGGAGCTGTTTCCGGAATGGGACCGAACCCGCCTAGTGTCTGGTTATCAAAATCACGTCGACTTCATGAAGCATCTACTTGAAGTCCACAAAACATGCAAGGATGAGTCGTGCTGTAACCCTGAGACCGGAATGGAAGAATCCACTGAGGAGGTGTCCACCAGTGATCAGCAAGCATCTCAAGAGAATGCCCCCACCACTCCCATAACCATTCCAATTAATGTCGCTCAACACGGCTTCCAGAATTCATCTCTGCTGACCGTGGTCAATAACAATACTGTCGTCCCTCAGACTGTACAGGGATCTCAAAATTTTATTGTGCCTCTGAACACCCTGCTGGAGTCTCTAACGTCAAGCTCACAAGCAGCAGTTCAGGTTGATGCAGGGAGTAGTCAGGCTGCTGCTACATCTAGTGTGTCTCCAAGACTAGTCACCAGCCTGCAGGCTGCATCTTCTCTTTTACAAAGCACTGTTCATCCAGGAGGAGAGAAGAGGGACCTCTCCTCCATCGCTCAAAATGGATCCAATTTGAACCAGATAAGTGGCCCTTCTAGTAAAGTGTTATTGCCTTCTTTGGTCACTAATCCCTGCACCAATTCTATCTTACCTCTGTCTGCGATGACGAGCGCCCAGAACCAACCTTCGGCCGACACCACTTCCATCGATCTGCTAGCTGGGAACAAAACTGTCGTTCAGTCTTTGGTCGATAATGCTCAGAAGCTTTCACAAGGATTGCAAAGTGTGAATGTGCAAGGATTTCCATTACCCATCATAGGCTCCTTTCAGAATGGAGCATCTGGCATCTCTTCGGCTGATGCTCTCCAAAGTAATTCATTAAATTCATTAAATGTTACCCCCATATCCAGCCTGCCAGGTAACATGCCTACGCCCGTCGCTAGTTCCCAAACTCTACTAACCAACGCAATACCAAAGTTAGCTTTACCAAGTTTACATAACGTCGGAACTACAGCTATTCCAAATACATCAAATCTACCAAATAACATATCTTCAGTCGTCGGGTCTATGCCCGCACTAAAGCGTATGATTCCCATCGCAGAGCCACAACTCATTCCTACTTCGGGAATTCGGGCAGTGCCCGAGTTGCAAAGTCAGTCTTTTTCAGTGGCACAGACTTCTTCTGTACTACAAGGTACTTCAAGCACATATGCCACAGCGCCCAGTTTGCCAACTCAACCGGTACACCAGATTATTGCAGCAGCAAGTGATGGCAATACCAATTCAGTATTTACTAACGGGATCAATACGTTTGCAGAGCAACTAACCGCTAGTAACTCGGCAGCGTCCACCTTTGTCATTACCAATCATGGGATAATTGCAGTTCCAAACATACAACAGTCACCTCACACAGTGGTGAGCCAAGACAATAATAACCCATCTATCAGCACTATCAGTGTCAACCCTATAAATGCTAATATTCCAGATAGCGAAACTCTCCAAAGTTTGAACAGTAACAGTTTTACCTTGGCGCCATCATTGCTGACACGGCCCCAAGACAATTATATGGACGAAGAAAATGTTTATTTCCAAGAGCAATACTATGATATGCCTGTGAAGGCGCTGGATTATTCTACCAAATCACATACATTAGAAGGACAGTTTGAGTCACAAGAGATGGATGAAGAAGCACCATTGGACCTTTCAATCAGCAAACCAAAGAATGACCTCGAGCAGGTTCCCACAATCTCCACTCCTTCCTTAGCACTTCCTAATTCACTTTCCGTCATTGATAGCCGGCATCTTCCGAGGATAAAGGATAAGGATCCAAGGCCTCTTCTACCAAATAACGCATTGCCAGGTGTTGCAGCGATCACTTCCGTTCGGAGACCACCCCCACCGTACCCAGGATTAGCACAAAAGTTCCTTGCACCTCAAGCAATTGCACAGCTTGGATACCCAAGGTTTGTACGAGAGCCAACCAAAAATTATCCGGGATTCATGAAAATGACCCTCAAGAGGAAAAGTACGACGGGTAAATCAGTCCGAGAGCTGTTGGATAAGAAGAGAAAGAACGACTTAGCACGATCGGGTCAAGCATCCCAAAGTGGGAACTCGATGCTAGTAGGAGCGTCATCGCCTaataatgtatctggcaacaaagTCACTGTAGGAATCGACACTGTCACTCATCAAAATAGTAGCAGGCTGACAAGGAACGGGACAAAGAAAGCTGAGAATGTTACAGAAGATGATGCGAACGAAAGAAATAACAGTGAAACTCCAGCGGGAAATCACCACTCTCTGATTACGTTGGCTAATCTCTATCAACCGGAGCAGAATGAAGTCAGGATTGAGAACGGTCAGCATGAGACGAAAAAATCACACAGGCTCGAAAACTGTCTTCAAAAGTTTGATGTATCAAAGACAACATCTTCAAAGTCCCCGGAGAAAGGGAGACAGGGTCGTAGATCTCGACGCAAGCCACAACAGGTCTTCAAGAGAACTATGGTGGAAGATCCAGATATTATTGATGAGATTGAAGATTTTAGTTAG